In Daphnia pulicaria isolate SC F1-1A chromosome 5, SC_F0-13Bv2, whole genome shotgun sequence, a single genomic region encodes these proteins:
- the LOC124340501 gene encoding serine/threonine-protein kinase LATS1-like isoform X2, whose protein sequence is MYKLFNRAVETPKTTTLPPPPPKTAVVNAVEEEPPAQLILLPCPICFRTFKVESLERHKNVCQKVATKKRKVFDSAKQRLEDLPDVPKVSLSSPQQQPKVPSSPLLVRRSLLDSNKKVPPWKEKHLSLIKTVRQARGADSNRCPCCERNFGDKAFDRHVEWCREQQSRIPKSPTNTEAKERWEARTKYQAPLLRRSIRSKYSPTRSLFSTSGSPAPSVDGRLTVPDCAQSLSGSRASLDSRASSTYSYQPTSTFSRSYNSNYNNNNNNNNSSSSSQKKNLYNSSTLGRTGGSAFLRQSNDRRSLRVTPPSPPPIRRVVEPPPPPPVRRVTEPPVAVTLTPLNNNRTSALRASLRMKNPFTSMASSFQSNHPPNKPIQRQPTLVAPASLPASSSSAAASTNKRPTVLQLFTSAFSRPSPVAPAKNRGNTTSTLSIGQLGQGRRVEPEGVESKLMTGSCYNYPAPSKIKPSRSTPNLGKRLVIGTCLLPNKIRPLTYTKQTGRRFGSDNYNPYLSAERQMAELFDDRPKRDSLMKDHPSDSAVTTPTTPTANNSTAQADETASMEQLELDLKSILSEISQLGQTSNNERETSWQNKKSAAAAAATGPSTMTPPVRLSTTPRVATAVTTVEQPKEEEPPKPVPKFCHSCGASYPERHTVKFCCQCGARRLYV, encoded by the exons atGTACAAACTATTCAACAGAG CTGTGGAAACACCCAAGACCACCACTCTTCCTCCTCCCCCGCCCAAGACTGCCGTAGTCAATGCAGTGGAGGAAGAGCCACCTGCTCAGCTGATCCTGCTACCTTGCCCGATATGTTTCAGAACTTTCAAAGTCGAATCTCTGGAGCGGCACAAAAATGTCTGCCAGAAGGTGGCCACCAAGAAGCGCAAGGTGTTTGATTCCGCCAAGCAGAGGCTGGAAGATCTGCCAGATGTGCCCAAAGTCAGTCTGTCGTcaccccagcagcagccaaaggtCCCGTCATCACCTCTTCTGGTCAGAAGGTCTCTCCtcgattcaaacaaaaaagtccCTCCATGGAAGGAGAAACACCTCAGTTTGATTAAAACGGTCCGCCAAGCTAGAGGAGCCGACTCCAATCGCTGCCCTTGCTGCGAGAG GAATTTCGGCGATAAGGCATTCGATAGGCATGTGGAGTGGTGCAGGGAGCAGCAGTCACGGATCCCCAAGTCTCCGACAAACACAGAAGCCAAAGAGCGATGGGAAGCGCGTACCAAA tACCAAGCCCCGCTACTGCGTCGTTCCATTCGTTCCAAGTACTCACCGACCAGGAGTTTGTTTAGCACGTCGGGCAGCCCAGCCCCGTCGGTCGATGGCCGGCTCACCGTGCCCGACTGCGCTCAGAGTTTGAGCGGCAGCCGGGCGTCGTTGGACTCGCGAGCTTCATCAACTTATTCATACCAGCCAACCAGCACGTTCAGTCGCAGCTACAACAGcaattacaacaacaacaacaataacaacaacagcagcagtagcagtcaGAAGAAAAACTTGTACAATAGCAGCACGTTGGGTCGGACGGGCGGAAGCGCTTTTTTGCGCCAGTCCAACGACCGTCGCTCACTTCGAGTGACTCCGCCGTCTCCGCCGCCCATTCGACGCGTCGTCgaaccgccaccgccgccacccGTCCGGCGTGTCACCGAACCGCCGGTGGCCGTCACTTTGACGCCCCTCAACAACAACCGGACGTCAGCGCTGAGGGCTAGTCTCCGAATGAAGAATCCTTTCACGTCCATGGCCAGTTCTTTCCAGTCCAACCATCCGCCCAACAAACCAATTCAGCGACAACCGACCCTCGTTGCTCCGGCCTCACTGCCGGCCTCTTCGTCATCAGCTGCAGCCAGTACCAATAAACGTCCGACCGTTTTGCAGTTGTTTACGTCAGCGTTCAGCCGCCCCAGTCCAGTAGCCCCGGCCAAGAATCGTGGCAACACGACGTCGACGCTATCCATCGGTCAATTGGGTCAAGGAAGAAGGGTGGAGCCGGAAGGAGTCGAGTCTAAACTCATGACAGGCAGCTGCTACAATTATCCAGCGCCCAGTAAAATCAAACCCAGCAG ATCAACTCCTAATCTTGGGAAACGTTTGGTGATTGGAACTTGTCTTCTCCCTAACAAAATCCGTCCTCTAACTTATACAAAACAAACAGGCAGAAG GTTCGGGAGTGACAATTACAACCCGTATTTGTCTGCCGAGCGCCAGATGGCCGAACTGTTTGACGACCGCCCGAAACGAGACTCTTTAATGAAAGATCATCCGAGCGATAGTGCCGTCACGACTCCGACCACCCCTACTGCCAATAATAGCACAGCCCAGGCAGACGAGACGGCCAGTATGGAGCAGCTGGAACTCGATTTGAAGAGTATCCTATCGGAAATCAGTCAGCTGGGCCAGACGAGCAACAATGAACGAGAGACCAGCTGGCAAAATAAGaaatcggctgctgctgccgctgctacTGGTCCGTCCACTATGACGCCGCCCGTCCGTCTATCAACGACACCCAGAGTGGCCACTGCTGTGACGACAGTGGAACAACCCAAGGAAGAGGAACCGCCGAAACCGGTCCCGAAATTCTGTCATTCATGCGGCGCTTCTTATCCGGAACGCCACACCGTCAAATTTTGCTGCCAATGCGGCGCCCGTCGCCTTTACGTTTGA
- the LOC124340512 gene encoding probable Dol-P-Man:Man(7)GlcNAc(2)-PP-Dol alpha-1,6-mannosyltransferase, with product MDWLLILCSLVHIFLCPFTKVEESFNLQAIHDILYHRTDIQEYDHLEFPGVVPRTFLGPIAVSFVSAPFVALFRALEIPKDASLYLVRCALGAIVLWPLIKLRKRIQEMLGKGTSNWFVFITVSQFHFLFYLSRPLPNTMALPLVLLAYYYWLGQQHGKFIACSAAAILIFRGELAILLGLILLGELLTRRLSLVKTVIFAVPSGLIWLSLTVLVDSFFWQRLLWPEGEVLWFNVVLNKSGDWGTSPFLWYFYSAIPRAMGTSLALVPVGMFLERRVLPLTLPPLFFVLAYSFLPHKELRFIVYALPLLNVAAAAACSRLWENRTKGKWRTLLALAAIGHLVANLVLTSFLLMVSRANYPGGEALSLLHKMESYESNVTVHIDVLAAQTGISRFGQLHDNWMYDKTENLKAGSPELRMFNYLIAEAKSKHAYNLRPYSDTHDIVAHIEGFSHIRSSYNHFPPIRIKTKPCLFILKNKYPPEEPDFSFTLRKHPVDILEEQATPPAADVEVPDLELTHHSETEGLLPDNSTEIPVSIQNV from the exons ATGGATTGGCTTCTGATTCTTTGCTCTCTAGTCCACATATTCCTATGTCCATTCACCAAAGTTGAAGAGAGTTTCAATCTTCAAGCTATACATGACATACTTTACCATCGGACAGACATTCAAGAG TATGACCACTTGGAATTTCCTGGTGTGGTCCCACGCACTTTCCTTGGCCCAATAGCTGTATCGTTTGTGTCTGCTCCATTTGTGGCCTTGTTCCGTGCCTTGGAAATTCCCAAAGATGCTTCCTTGTATTTAG TGAGATGTGCTTTGGGGGCTATCGTTCTATGGCCACTCATTAAATTGAGAAAGAGGATCCAAGAAATGTTGGGCAAGGGAACATCAAactggtttgtttttattaccgtTTCCCAGTTCCACTTTCTTTTCTACCTCAGCCGGCCCCTTCCTAACACTATGGCTCTCCCTCTTG TGCTGCTAGCTTATTACTACTGGCTTGGCCAGCAGCACGGGAAGTTTATCGCTTGTTCAGCGGCTGCTATTCTCATCTTCCGCGGCGAATTGGCCATCCTTCTTGGCTTGATATTGCTGGGTGAATTATTGACCCGGCGCCTGTCTTTAGTCAA AACTGTGATTTTTGCTGTGCCTTCTGGACTCATCTGGCTGAGTCTAACTGTTTTGGTTGACTCTTTCTTTTGGCAACGACTTTTGTGGCCTGAAGGAGAAGTTCTGTGGTTCAACGTCGTTTTGAACAAGAGCGGCGATTGGGGT ACTTCTCCGTTTCTTTGGTACTTCTACTCGGCCATCCCGCGAGCTATGGGCACGTCGCTGGCCCTGGTACCTGTGGGCATGTTTTTGGAACGAAGAGTTTTGCCTTTGACGCTACCACCGCTGTTCTTTGTCCTAGCCTATTCGTTCCTGCCTCACAAGGAGCTGCGATTCATCGTCTATGCTCTACCGCTGCTCAACGTCGCAGCTGCGGCCGCCTGCAGCCGATT gtGGGAGAACCGGACGAAGGGCAAATGGCGAACGTTACTGGCACTAGCGGCTATCGGTCATTTGGTGGCCAACTTGGTGTTGACTAGTTTCCTTTTGATGGTCTCGCGTGCTAATTATCCTGGCGGAGAAGCCCTTTCCCTACTTCACAAAATGGAAAGCTACGAATCCAACGTGACTGTCCACATTGATGTGCTGGCTGCCCAAACAGGCATTTCTCGTTTCGGACAACTTCACGATAATTGGAT gtaCGACAAGACGGAGAATCTCAAAGCCGGAAGTCCGGAATTGAGGatgtttaattatttgattgcagAAGCGAAAAGTAAACACGCCTACAATTTACGACCCTACTCGGACACGCATGATATCGTAGCCCATATCGAAGGATTCTCTCACATCCGTTCTAGCTACAACCATTTCCCGCCTATTCGAATCAAAACCAAACCTTGCCTCTTTATTCTCAAAAACAAATACCCACCAGAAGAACCAGACTTTTCATTTACTTTGAGAAAACATCCAGTAGATATTCTTGAGGAACAAGCTACACCACCCGCAGCAGATGTTGAAGTACCAGATCTTGAATTGACTCACCACTCTGAAACTGAAGGATTGCTACCTGATAACTCTACTGAAATCCCTGTTTCGATTCAGAATGTGTAA
- the LOC124340501 gene encoding endochitinase A-like isoform X3: MYKLFNRAVETPKTTTLPPPPPKTAVVNAVEEEPPAQLILLPCPICFRTFKVESLERHKNVCQKVATKKRKVFDSAKQRLEDLPDVPKVSLSSPQQQPKVPSSPLLVRRSLLDSNKKVPPWKEKHLSLIKTVRQARGADSNRCPCCERNFGDKAFDRHVEWCREQQSRIPKSPTNTEAKERWEARTKYQAPLLRRSIRSKYSPTRSLFSTSGSPAPSVDGRLTVPDCAQSLSGSRASLDSRASSTYSYQPTSTFSRSYNSNYNNNNNNNNSSSSSQKKNLYNSSTLGRTGGSAFLRQSNDRRSLRVTPPSPPPIRRVVEPPPPPPVRRVTEPPVAVTLTPLNNNRTSALRASLRMKNPFTSMASSFQSNHPPNKPIQRQPTLVAPASLPASSSSAAASTNKRPTVLQLFTSAFSRPSPVAPAKNRGNTTSTLSIGQLGQGRRVEPEGVESKLMTGSCYNYPAPSKIKPSSRFGSDNYNPYLSAERQMAELFDDRPKRDSLMKDHPSDSAVTTPTTPTANNSTAQADETASMEQLELDLKSILSEISQLGQTSNNERETSWQNKKSAAAAAATGPSTMTPPVRLSTTPRVATAVTTVEQPKEEEPPKPVPKFCHSCGASYPERHTVKFCCQCGARRLYV; this comes from the exons atGTACAAACTATTCAACAGAG CTGTGGAAACACCCAAGACCACCACTCTTCCTCCTCCCCCGCCCAAGACTGCCGTAGTCAATGCAGTGGAGGAAGAGCCACCTGCTCAGCTGATCCTGCTACCTTGCCCGATATGTTTCAGAACTTTCAAAGTCGAATCTCTGGAGCGGCACAAAAATGTCTGCCAGAAGGTGGCCACCAAGAAGCGCAAGGTGTTTGATTCCGCCAAGCAGAGGCTGGAAGATCTGCCAGATGTGCCCAAAGTCAGTCTGTCGTcaccccagcagcagccaaaggtCCCGTCATCACCTCTTCTGGTCAGAAGGTCTCTCCtcgattcaaacaaaaaagtccCTCCATGGAAGGAGAAACACCTCAGTTTGATTAAAACGGTCCGCCAAGCTAGAGGAGCCGACTCCAATCGCTGCCCTTGCTGCGAGAG GAATTTCGGCGATAAGGCATTCGATAGGCATGTGGAGTGGTGCAGGGAGCAGCAGTCACGGATCCCCAAGTCTCCGACAAACACAGAAGCCAAAGAGCGATGGGAAGCGCGTACCAAA tACCAAGCCCCGCTACTGCGTCGTTCCATTCGTTCCAAGTACTCACCGACCAGGAGTTTGTTTAGCACGTCGGGCAGCCCAGCCCCGTCGGTCGATGGCCGGCTCACCGTGCCCGACTGCGCTCAGAGTTTGAGCGGCAGCCGGGCGTCGTTGGACTCGCGAGCTTCATCAACTTATTCATACCAGCCAACCAGCACGTTCAGTCGCAGCTACAACAGcaattacaacaacaacaacaataacaacaacagcagcagtagcagtcaGAAGAAAAACTTGTACAATAGCAGCACGTTGGGTCGGACGGGCGGAAGCGCTTTTTTGCGCCAGTCCAACGACCGTCGCTCACTTCGAGTGACTCCGCCGTCTCCGCCGCCCATTCGACGCGTCGTCgaaccgccaccgccgccacccGTCCGGCGTGTCACCGAACCGCCGGTGGCCGTCACTTTGACGCCCCTCAACAACAACCGGACGTCAGCGCTGAGGGCTAGTCTCCGAATGAAGAATCCTTTCACGTCCATGGCCAGTTCTTTCCAGTCCAACCATCCGCCCAACAAACCAATTCAGCGACAACCGACCCTCGTTGCTCCGGCCTCACTGCCGGCCTCTTCGTCATCAGCTGCAGCCAGTACCAATAAACGTCCGACCGTTTTGCAGTTGTTTACGTCAGCGTTCAGCCGCCCCAGTCCAGTAGCCCCGGCCAAGAATCGTGGCAACACGACGTCGACGCTATCCATCGGTCAATTGGGTCAAGGAAGAAGGGTGGAGCCGGAAGGAGTCGAGTCTAAACTCATGACAGGCAGCTGCTACAATTATCCAGCGCCCAGTAAAATCAAACCCAGCAG CAGGTTCGGGAGTGACAATTACAACCCGTATTTGTCTGCCGAGCGCCAGATGGCCGAACTGTTTGACGACCGCCCGAAACGAGACTCTTTAATGAAAGATCATCCGAGCGATAGTGCCGTCACGACTCCGACCACCCCTACTGCCAATAATAGCACAGCCCAGGCAGACGAGACGGCCAGTATGGAGCAGCTGGAACTCGATTTGAAGAGTATCCTATCGGAAATCAGTCAGCTGGGCCAGACGAGCAACAATGAACGAGAGACCAGCTGGCAAAATAAGaaatcggctgctgctgccgctgctacTGGTCCGTCCACTATGACGCCGCCCGTCCGTCTATCAACGACACCCAGAGTGGCCACTGCTGTGACGACAGTGGAACAACCCAAGGAAGAGGAACCGCCGAAACCGGTCCCGAAATTCTGTCATTCATGCGGCGCTTCTTATCCGGAACGCCACACCGTCAAATTTTGCTGCCAATGCGGCGCCCGTCGCCTTTACGTTTGA
- the LOC124340501 gene encoding probable serine/threonine-protein kinase nek3 isoform X1 produces MYKLFNRAVETPKTTTLPPPPPKTAVVNAVEEEPPAQLILLPCPICFRTFKVESLERHKNVCQKVATKKRKVFDSAKQRLEDLPDVPKVSLSSPQQQPKVPSSPLLVRRSLLDSNKKVPPWKEKHLSLIKTVRQARGADSNRCPCCERNFGDKAFDRHVEWCREQQSRIPKSPTNTEAKERWEARTKYQAPLLRRSIRSKYSPTRSLFSTSGSPAPSVDGRLTVPDCAQSLSGSRASLDSRASSTYSYQPTSTFSRSYNSNYNNNNNNNNSSSSSQKKNLYNSSTLGRTGGSAFLRQSNDRRSLRVTPPSPPPIRRVVEPPPPPPVRRVTEPPVAVTLTPLNNNRTSALRASLRMKNPFTSMASSFQSNHPPNKPIQRQPTLVAPASLPASSSSAAASTNKRPTVLQLFTSAFSRPSPVAPAKNRGNTTSTLSIGQLGQGRRVEPEGVESKLMTGSCYNYPAPSKIKPSRSTPNLGKRLVIGTCLLPNKIRPLTYTKQTGRSRFGSDNYNPYLSAERQMAELFDDRPKRDSLMKDHPSDSAVTTPTTPTANNSTAQADETASMEQLELDLKSILSEISQLGQTSNNERETSWQNKKSAAAAAATGPSTMTPPVRLSTTPRVATAVTTVEQPKEEEPPKPVPKFCHSCGASYPERHTVKFCCQCGARRLYV; encoded by the exons atGTACAAACTATTCAACAGAG CTGTGGAAACACCCAAGACCACCACTCTTCCTCCTCCCCCGCCCAAGACTGCCGTAGTCAATGCAGTGGAGGAAGAGCCACCTGCTCAGCTGATCCTGCTACCTTGCCCGATATGTTTCAGAACTTTCAAAGTCGAATCTCTGGAGCGGCACAAAAATGTCTGCCAGAAGGTGGCCACCAAGAAGCGCAAGGTGTTTGATTCCGCCAAGCAGAGGCTGGAAGATCTGCCAGATGTGCCCAAAGTCAGTCTGTCGTcaccccagcagcagccaaaggtCCCGTCATCACCTCTTCTGGTCAGAAGGTCTCTCCtcgattcaaacaaaaaagtccCTCCATGGAAGGAGAAACACCTCAGTTTGATTAAAACGGTCCGCCAAGCTAGAGGAGCCGACTCCAATCGCTGCCCTTGCTGCGAGAG GAATTTCGGCGATAAGGCATTCGATAGGCATGTGGAGTGGTGCAGGGAGCAGCAGTCACGGATCCCCAAGTCTCCGACAAACACAGAAGCCAAAGAGCGATGGGAAGCGCGTACCAAA tACCAAGCCCCGCTACTGCGTCGTTCCATTCGTTCCAAGTACTCACCGACCAGGAGTTTGTTTAGCACGTCGGGCAGCCCAGCCCCGTCGGTCGATGGCCGGCTCACCGTGCCCGACTGCGCTCAGAGTTTGAGCGGCAGCCGGGCGTCGTTGGACTCGCGAGCTTCATCAACTTATTCATACCAGCCAACCAGCACGTTCAGTCGCAGCTACAACAGcaattacaacaacaacaacaataacaacaacagcagcagtagcagtcaGAAGAAAAACTTGTACAATAGCAGCACGTTGGGTCGGACGGGCGGAAGCGCTTTTTTGCGCCAGTCCAACGACCGTCGCTCACTTCGAGTGACTCCGCCGTCTCCGCCGCCCATTCGACGCGTCGTCgaaccgccaccgccgccacccGTCCGGCGTGTCACCGAACCGCCGGTGGCCGTCACTTTGACGCCCCTCAACAACAACCGGACGTCAGCGCTGAGGGCTAGTCTCCGAATGAAGAATCCTTTCACGTCCATGGCCAGTTCTTTCCAGTCCAACCATCCGCCCAACAAACCAATTCAGCGACAACCGACCCTCGTTGCTCCGGCCTCACTGCCGGCCTCTTCGTCATCAGCTGCAGCCAGTACCAATAAACGTCCGACCGTTTTGCAGTTGTTTACGTCAGCGTTCAGCCGCCCCAGTCCAGTAGCCCCGGCCAAGAATCGTGGCAACACGACGTCGACGCTATCCATCGGTCAATTGGGTCAAGGAAGAAGGGTGGAGCCGGAAGGAGTCGAGTCTAAACTCATGACAGGCAGCTGCTACAATTATCCAGCGCCCAGTAAAATCAAACCCAGCAG ATCAACTCCTAATCTTGGGAAACGTTTGGTGATTGGAACTTGTCTTCTCCCTAACAAAATCCGTCCTCTAACTTATACAAAACAAACAGGCAGAAG CAGGTTCGGGAGTGACAATTACAACCCGTATTTGTCTGCCGAGCGCCAGATGGCCGAACTGTTTGACGACCGCCCGAAACGAGACTCTTTAATGAAAGATCATCCGAGCGATAGTGCCGTCACGACTCCGACCACCCCTACTGCCAATAATAGCACAGCCCAGGCAGACGAGACGGCCAGTATGGAGCAGCTGGAACTCGATTTGAAGAGTATCCTATCGGAAATCAGTCAGCTGGGCCAGACGAGCAACAATGAACGAGAGACCAGCTGGCAAAATAAGaaatcggctgctgctgccgctgctacTGGTCCGTCCACTATGACGCCGCCCGTCCGTCTATCAACGACACCCAGAGTGGCCACTGCTGTGACGACAGTGGAACAACCCAAGGAAGAGGAACCGCCGAAACCGGTCCCGAAATTCTGTCATTCATGCGGCGCTTCTTATCCGGAACGCCACACCGTCAAATTTTGCTGCCAATGCGGCGCCCGTCGCCTTTACGTTTGA
- the LOC124340501 gene encoding probable serine/threonine-protein kinase nek3 isoform X4 → MYKLFNRAVETPKTTTLPPPPPKTAVVNAVEEEPPAQLILLPCPICFRTFKVESLERHKNVCQKVATKKRKVFDSAKQRLEDLPDVPKVSLSSPQQQPKVPSSPLLVRRSLLDSNKKVPPWKEKHLSLIKTVRQARGADSNRCPCCERNFGDKAFDRHVEWCREQQSRIPKSPTNTEAKERWEARTKYQAPLLRRSIRSKYSPTRSLFSTSGSPAPSVDGRLTVPDCAQSLSGSRASLDSRASSTYSYQPTSTFSRSYNSNYNNNNNNNNSSSSSQKKNLYNSSTLGRTGGSAFLRQSNDRRSLRVTPPSPPPIRRVVEPPPPPPVRRVTEPPVAVTLTPLNNNRTSALRASLRMKNPFTSMASSFQSNHPPNKPIQRQPTLVAPASLPASSSSAAASTNKRPTVLQLFTSAFSRPSPVAPAKNRGNTTSTLSIGQLGQGRRVEPEGVESKLMTGSCYNYPAPSKIKPSRFGSDNYNPYLSAERQMAELFDDRPKRDSLMKDHPSDSAVTTPTTPTANNSTAQADETASMEQLELDLKSILSEISQLGQTSNNERETSWQNKKSAAAAAATGPSTMTPPVRLSTTPRVATAVTTVEQPKEEEPPKPVPKFCHSCGASYPERHTVKFCCQCGARRLYV, encoded by the exons atGTACAAACTATTCAACAGAG CTGTGGAAACACCCAAGACCACCACTCTTCCTCCTCCCCCGCCCAAGACTGCCGTAGTCAATGCAGTGGAGGAAGAGCCACCTGCTCAGCTGATCCTGCTACCTTGCCCGATATGTTTCAGAACTTTCAAAGTCGAATCTCTGGAGCGGCACAAAAATGTCTGCCAGAAGGTGGCCACCAAGAAGCGCAAGGTGTTTGATTCCGCCAAGCAGAGGCTGGAAGATCTGCCAGATGTGCCCAAAGTCAGTCTGTCGTcaccccagcagcagccaaaggtCCCGTCATCACCTCTTCTGGTCAGAAGGTCTCTCCtcgattcaaacaaaaaagtccCTCCATGGAAGGAGAAACACCTCAGTTTGATTAAAACGGTCCGCCAAGCTAGAGGAGCCGACTCCAATCGCTGCCCTTGCTGCGAGAG GAATTTCGGCGATAAGGCATTCGATAGGCATGTGGAGTGGTGCAGGGAGCAGCAGTCACGGATCCCCAAGTCTCCGACAAACACAGAAGCCAAAGAGCGATGGGAAGCGCGTACCAAA tACCAAGCCCCGCTACTGCGTCGTTCCATTCGTTCCAAGTACTCACCGACCAGGAGTTTGTTTAGCACGTCGGGCAGCCCAGCCCCGTCGGTCGATGGCCGGCTCACCGTGCCCGACTGCGCTCAGAGTTTGAGCGGCAGCCGGGCGTCGTTGGACTCGCGAGCTTCATCAACTTATTCATACCAGCCAACCAGCACGTTCAGTCGCAGCTACAACAGcaattacaacaacaacaacaataacaacaacagcagcagtagcagtcaGAAGAAAAACTTGTACAATAGCAGCACGTTGGGTCGGACGGGCGGAAGCGCTTTTTTGCGCCAGTCCAACGACCGTCGCTCACTTCGAGTGACTCCGCCGTCTCCGCCGCCCATTCGACGCGTCGTCgaaccgccaccgccgccacccGTCCGGCGTGTCACCGAACCGCCGGTGGCCGTCACTTTGACGCCCCTCAACAACAACCGGACGTCAGCGCTGAGGGCTAGTCTCCGAATGAAGAATCCTTTCACGTCCATGGCCAGTTCTTTCCAGTCCAACCATCCGCCCAACAAACCAATTCAGCGACAACCGACCCTCGTTGCTCCGGCCTCACTGCCGGCCTCTTCGTCATCAGCTGCAGCCAGTACCAATAAACGTCCGACCGTTTTGCAGTTGTTTACGTCAGCGTTCAGCCGCCCCAGTCCAGTAGCCCCGGCCAAGAATCGTGGCAACACGACGTCGACGCTATCCATCGGTCAATTGGGTCAAGGAAGAAGGGTGGAGCCGGAAGGAGTCGAGTCTAAACTCATGACAGGCAGCTGCTACAATTATCCAGCGCCCAGTAAAATCAAACCCAGCAG GTTCGGGAGTGACAATTACAACCCGTATTTGTCTGCCGAGCGCCAGATGGCCGAACTGTTTGACGACCGCCCGAAACGAGACTCTTTAATGAAAGATCATCCGAGCGATAGTGCCGTCACGACTCCGACCACCCCTACTGCCAATAATAGCACAGCCCAGGCAGACGAGACGGCCAGTATGGAGCAGCTGGAACTCGATTTGAAGAGTATCCTATCGGAAATCAGTCAGCTGGGCCAGACGAGCAACAATGAACGAGAGACCAGCTGGCAAAATAAGaaatcggctgctgctgccgctgctacTGGTCCGTCCACTATGACGCCGCCCGTCCGTCTATCAACGACACCCAGAGTGGCCACTGCTGTGACGACAGTGGAACAACCCAAGGAAGAGGAACCGCCGAAACCGGTCCCGAAATTCTGTCATTCATGCGGCGCTTCTTATCCGGAACGCCACACCGTCAAATTTTGCTGCCAATGCGGCGCCCGTCGCCTTTACGTTTGA
- the LOC124340543 gene encoding endoribonuclease CG2145-like has protein sequence MKCIAVMAVCVAVIAVCVISALHVKANAVERATVTDAELQALSQQLHIDDVNAVQGIVLNVQSSTTSGSTTDKAPLPLFSSVPAGAFSGPTVSKLLALFDNYDENCKVTEVITAEEQTENDAFLDAILGTSVMQQAHQFLVSKGLADSSVAVFKEYLRQIWLGQYNRGGGYQSSSGFEHIFLGEKDNTTIQGYHSWFKYYRDEQAGKINYLGYLRNINLGVSSVIGLPMSWNGLYKSISSISISGSPEIELALATVCFLARPNAKCPLYGANATPYAYQTYTLTYNSKTYIGSAYPTY, from the exons ATGAAGTGCATTGCTGTGATGGCCGTTTGCGTTGCTGTGATCGCCGTTTGCGTCATCAGCGCCCTCCATGTTAAAGCCAATGCAG TTGAAAGGGCCACTGTAACTGATGCCGAGCTTCAGGCTCTTTCCCAACAGCTCCACATTGATGACGTCAACGCTGTCCAGGGGATCGTTTTGAACGTGCAATCCTCCACGACATCTGGAAGCACCACCGACAAAGCCCCATTGCC GTTGTTTTCGAGTGTCCCGGCTGGTGCATTTTCCGGGCCAACAGTAAGCAAACTGCTTGCTCTTTTCGACAACTACGACGAGAACTGCAAAGTGACTGAGGTCATCACAGCTGAAGAACAGACTGAAAACGATGCCTTCCTCGATGCCATTTTGGGCACTAGCGTAATGCAACAAGCCCACCAGTTTCTCGTCTCTAAAG GCTTGGCTGACTCTAGTGTGGCTGTTTTCAAGGAATACCTGCGTCAGATTTGGCTCGGCCAATACAACCGCGGAGGCGGGTATCAAAGTTCATCCGGATTTGAACACATTTTCCTCGGCGAAAAAGACAACACGACCATCCAGGGCTATCACAGCTGGTTCAAATATTACCGGGACGAGCAAGCAGGAAAGATCAACTACCTGGGCTATTTGCGTAACATTAATCTGGGAGTG AGCTCCGTCATTGGTCTGCCTATGAGTTGGAATGGCCTTTACAAGTCAATCAGCTCCATTTCTATATCTGGCAGCCCCGAAATCGAATTGGCGTTGGCCACCGTCTGTTTCCTGGCCAGGCCCAACGCCAAGTGTCCCCTGTACGGTGCCAATGCAACACCTTACGCCTACCAGACTTATACTCTCACTTACAACAGCAAAACTTATATCGGTAGCGCTTACCCCACCTATTAG